One window from the genome of Halostella litorea encodes:
- a CDS encoding DUF7388 family protein, whose protein sequence is MLTSAESTLAGLDAVALKPSECRVERAADLPVDTVAVDYEGREHVPDPGTLAALSAEREVFVTTPVRADGYDPLGDDSLTDELPDGVRRVLVAGHPAYLSEAEAARDVAPRFGAAMERAPDAWVGTEGVERIALAAGGTQYELLSRTTERDLRALRDAGLAADVAVYAPTVLTDDEDAVLDAVGDYAARRKPVARALPDGAPTDSAATGRAREVLSAAVRDYALVGSPGTVRDRVADLKEAGATTVVGYPARGVDAFAEGA, encoded by the coding sequence ATGCTGACCAGTGCCGAGTCCACCCTGGCCGGGCTCGACGCGGTCGCGCTGAAACCGTCGGAGTGTCGCGTCGAGCGAGCGGCGGATCTGCCGGTCGACACCGTCGCCGTCGACTACGAGGGCCGCGAGCACGTGCCGGACCCCGGGACGCTCGCGGCGCTTTCGGCCGAGCGCGAGGTGTTCGTCACCACGCCGGTCCGGGCCGACGGCTACGACCCCCTCGGCGACGACTCGCTGACCGATGAACTGCCCGACGGCGTCCGGCGCGTCCTGGTCGCGGGCCACCCCGCCTACCTGAGCGAGGCCGAGGCCGCCCGCGACGTCGCGCCGCGCTTCGGCGCGGCGATGGAGCGCGCGCCCGACGCCTGGGTCGGCACCGAGGGCGTCGAGCGCATCGCGCTGGCCGCCGGCGGCACCCAGTACGAACTGCTCTCCCGAACGACCGAGCGCGACCTGCGCGCGCTGCGCGACGCCGGCCTCGCTGCCGACGTCGCGGTGTACGCGCCGACCGTGCTCACCGACGACGAGGACGCCGTCCTCGACGCCGTCGGCGACTACGCGGCGCGGCGCAAGCCCGTCGCCCGCGCGCTCCCCGACGGCGCGCCGACCGACAGCGCGGCGACCGGCCGCGCCCGCGAGGTACTGTCGGCCGCCGTCCGCGACTACGCGCTCGTGGGATCGCCCGGGACGGTCCGCGACCGCGTCGCCGACCTGAAGGAGGCCGGCGCGACGACGGTCGTGGGCTACCCCGCGCGCGGCGTCGACGCGTTCGCCGAGGGCGCGTAG
- a CDS encoding NUDIX hydrolase, whose amino-acid sequence MDLARVSAHAPRRVTGEKYDAAVLIPVVERDGEAHLLFTKRAEHLGEHPGQMSFPGGGREPEDADLEATALREADEEIGLRPEEADVVGRIDDIRTITEYSVTPYVARVPDREYAPNDDEVAEIAVLPVAAMLDPDNYEHERRDHPHYGEVVIHYFRVDGYTVWGATGRIVVDFFELTTDWRAPERIDPESRAD is encoded by the coding sequence CTGGACCTGGCCCGCGTCTCGGCGCACGCCCCGCGGCGGGTGACCGGCGAGAAGTACGACGCCGCCGTGCTCATCCCGGTCGTCGAGCGCGACGGGGAGGCACACCTCCTCTTCACCAAGCGGGCCGAACACCTCGGCGAGCACCCCGGACAGATGAGCTTCCCCGGCGGCGGCCGCGAGCCCGAGGACGCGGACCTGGAGGCGACCGCGCTCCGGGAGGCCGACGAGGAGATCGGCCTCCGCCCCGAGGAGGCCGACGTCGTCGGGCGGATCGACGACATCCGGACGATCACCGAGTACTCGGTGACGCCGTACGTCGCGCGGGTGCCCGACCGGGAGTACGCGCCCAACGACGACGAGGTGGCGGAGATCGCGGTGCTGCCGGTCGCGGCGATGCTGGACCCCGACAACTACGAGCACGAGCGCCGCGACCACCCCCACTACGGCGAGGTCGTGATCCACTACTTCCGGGTCGACGGCTACACCGTGTGGGGTGCGACCGGCCGCATCGTCGTCGACTTCTTCGAACTGACGACCGACTGGCGCGCGCCCGAGCGGATCGACCCCGAGTCGCGGGCGGACTGA
- a CDS encoding DUF7109 family protein, whose amino-acid sequence MDATRDAVGVDRDELAGVVDLFDALTREELRSALSELAYRRGDEFDADAADGAIDAAVDAYALVEHDDTLFAGPTAFPTLPANAEDLPHIMDVPERRVDREALGEAVRVRVAADAEAAIADGDEDRMASLLDVCYDVEAWAPVSLDDTRAALDRRL is encoded by the coding sequence ATGGACGCGACTCGCGACGCCGTCGGCGTGGACCGCGACGAACTCGCCGGCGTCGTCGACCTGTTCGACGCGCTGACCCGCGAGGAACTGCGGTCGGCGCTGTCGGAACTGGCCTACCGCCGCGGCGACGAGTTCGACGCCGACGCCGCGGACGGAGCGATAGACGCGGCCGTCGACGCGTACGCGCTCGTCGAGCACGACGACACGCTGTTCGCCGGCCCGACGGCGTTCCCGACGCTGCCGGCCAACGCCGAGGACCTGCCCCACATCATGGACGTGCCCGAGCGGCGCGTCGACCGCGAGGCGCTCGGCGAGGCGGTCCGGGTGCGGGTCGCGGCCGACGCCGAGGCCGCGATAGCGGACGGCGACGAGGACCGAATGGCGTCCCTCCTCGACGTCTGCTACGACGTCGAGGCGTGGGCCCCCGTGTCGCTGGACGACACCCGGGCGGCGCTCGACCGGCGGCTCTAA
- a CDS encoding glycosyltransferase family protein, translating to MEYVQERIATLHAFDDPTPAAPTDRSAVVVPMTDREHAGLAAERVLSTLAEVSPERVVVPLRSPADRVPAFAEWLDSFDAPTELLWCNAPGVEAVLDDAGLDDGFGKGRDVWLALGVASETADYVVVHDADATTYSAAHVPRLLAPLADGHAFSKGYYARVENGRLYGRLFRLFYAPLVRALSDAHDAPVLDYLAAFRYALAGEFAVTADLARDLRAQRAWGLEVGTLGDAFAHAGFDGTAQVDLGRHEHDHRSVSGPTGLADMARQVGAALFRVVEEHGVAPDYDALPERYRDAAGALVRQYAADARFNGLDYDAAAEREQVAEYRDAVRPPGPDDRLPAWSATSIAPEAVADASAEAVERVTGRDR from the coding sequence ATGGAGTACGTACAGGAGCGGATCGCGACGCTCCACGCGTTCGACGATCCGACGCCGGCGGCCCCGACCGACCGGAGCGCGGTCGTCGTGCCGATGACCGACCGGGAGCACGCGGGGCTGGCCGCCGAGCGCGTCCTCTCGACGCTGGCGGAGGTCTCGCCGGAGCGGGTCGTCGTCCCGCTGCGCTCGCCCGCCGACCGGGTGCCGGCGTTCGCGGAGTGGCTCGACTCGTTCGACGCCCCGACCGAACTGCTGTGGTGCAACGCGCCCGGCGTCGAGGCGGTGCTCGACGACGCCGGGCTGGACGACGGCTTCGGCAAGGGTCGGGACGTGTGGCTGGCGCTCGGCGTGGCCAGCGAAACCGCCGACTACGTCGTCGTCCACGACGCCGACGCGACGACGTACTCGGCGGCCCACGTCCCGCGCCTGCTCGCGCCGCTCGCCGACGGCCACGCGTTCTCGAAGGGGTACTACGCCCGCGTGGAGAACGGCCGGCTGTACGGCCGGCTGTTCCGCCTGTTCTACGCGCCGCTGGTGCGGGCGCTGTCGGACGCCCACGACGCGCCGGTGCTCGACTACCTCGCCGCGTTCCGCTACGCGCTTGCCGGCGAGTTCGCCGTGACCGCGGACCTCGCGCGTGACCTCCGCGCCCAGCGCGCCTGGGGGCTGGAGGTCGGCACCCTCGGCGACGCCTTCGCCCACGCCGGCTTCGACGGCACCGCGCAGGTCGACCTGGGCCGTCACGAGCACGACCACCGCTCGGTGTCCGGGCCGACCGGGCTGGCCGACATGGCCCGACAGGTCGGCGCGGCGCTGTTCCGCGTCGTCGAGGAACACGGCGTCGCCCCCGACTACGACGCGCTCCCGGAGCGCTACCGCGACGCCGCCGGGGCGCTCGTCCGCCAGTACGCCGCCGACGCCCGGTTCAACGGCCTCGACTACGACGCCGCGGCCGAGCGCGAGCAGGTCGCGGAGTACAGAGACGCCGTCCGGCCGCCGGGTCCCGACGACCGCCTCCCCGCGTGGTCGGCGACGTCGATAGCGCCCGAGGCCGTCGCGGACGCCTCCGCCGAGGCCGTCGAGCGCGTGACCGGGCGGGACCGGTGA
- a CDS encoding MFS transporter, which translates to MSPSEGSGRTFRGRGRLFGSLCATVFLVNLARVVFAPLVEPLRASFGLSGATVGLVATMAWLGSAVPRLPTGYLLTRVPRHVVVLGAGGLLAASAALTAVADSFPVLAAGAFLMGTTSGAYFVAANPLVSELFPDRVGRAIGIHGMSSQLAAVVAPLAVGAILLAWDWRAVFWTVSAVAAATTLAVFLVARGAEMPAAGTRDRDFAAALARQWPIVVTAVAIIGATGFVWNGVFNFYVTYLVESKGFAEPTARNMLTLAFAAGVPAFVVTGRVADRVPHVPLMLAVLGGFVASLLALTAVRSLWPVAAVSVVLGYVVHSLFPALDTYLLDSLPDENRASAYSVYSAGMTLVQAGGSAAIGAITDAGFAFDAVYRGSAVGLAAILLVLVALHAFDRLPSEAAPA; encoded by the coding sequence GTGTCACCAAGCGAGGGGTCGGGCCGGACGTTCCGCGGGCGGGGGCGGCTGTTCGGCTCGCTGTGCGCGACGGTGTTTCTCGTCAACCTCGCCCGCGTCGTCTTCGCGCCGCTGGTCGAGCCGCTCCGGGCCTCCTTTGGCCTCTCGGGCGCGACGGTCGGCCTCGTTGCGACGATGGCCTGGCTCGGCAGCGCGGTCCCGCGGCTCCCGACGGGGTACCTGCTGACGCGGGTGCCCCGTCACGTCGTCGTGCTCGGGGCCGGCGGCCTGCTCGCGGCGTCGGCCGCGCTGACGGCCGTCGCGGACTCGTTTCCCGTGCTCGCGGCCGGCGCGTTCCTGATGGGGACGACCAGCGGCGCGTACTTCGTCGCCGCGAACCCGCTCGTGAGCGAACTGTTCCCGGACCGCGTGGGCCGGGCCATCGGGATCCACGGGATGTCGAGCCAGCTCGCCGCCGTCGTCGCGCCGCTGGCGGTCGGCGCCATCCTGCTGGCGTGGGACTGGCGCGCGGTGTTCTGGACGGTCAGCGCCGTCGCCGCGGCGACGACGCTCGCCGTCTTCCTCGTCGCGCGCGGCGCGGAGATGCCCGCGGCCGGGACCCGGGACCGAGATTTCGCCGCCGCGCTGGCGCGCCAGTGGCCCATCGTCGTCACCGCCGTCGCCATCATCGGCGCGACCGGGTTCGTCTGGAACGGCGTGTTCAACTTCTACGTGACCTACCTCGTCGAGTCGAAGGGCTTCGCCGAACCGACGGCGCGCAACATGCTGACCCTCGCGTTCGCCGCCGGCGTCCCCGCGTTCGTCGTCACCGGACGCGTGGCCGACCGCGTCCCGCACGTCCCGCTCATGCTGGCCGTCCTCGGCGGGTTCGTCGCGAGCCTGCTCGCCCTCACCGCGGTCCGGTCGCTCTGGCCGGTCGCCGCGGTGTCGGTCGTCCTCGGCTACGTCGTCCACAGCCTGTTCCCGGCGCTCGACACCTACCTGCTGGACTCGCTGCCCGACGAGAACCGCGCCAGCGCCTACTCGGTGTACAGCGCCGGCATGACGCTCGTACAGGCCGGCGGGAGCGCGGCGATCGGCGCGATAACCGACGCCGGGTTCGCGTTCGACGCCGTCTACCGCGGCTCCGCCGTCGGGCTCGCCGCGATACTGCTCGTCCTCGTCGCCCTGCACGCGTTCGACCGGCTGCCCAGCGAGGCCGCCCCGGCCTGA
- a CDS encoding HVO_0758 family zinc finger protein yields MRSVRKALRDGELFKDTYERLTCAECEQTLKSRNDPAEVWTVRECPDCGSEWKEI; encoded by the coding sequence ATGAGATCCGTCCGCAAGGCGCTCCGCGACGGCGAGCTGTTCAAGGACACGTACGAGCGGCTCACCTGCGCCGAGTGCGAGCAGACGCTCAAGAGCCGGAACGACCCGGCCGAGGTGTGGACGGTGCGGGAGTGCCCCGACTGCGGGTCGGAGTGGAAGGAGATCTGA
- a CDS encoding PTS fructose transporter subunit IIB, translating to MNIVAVTSCPTGIAHSQMAAENLEQTAEELGHDIRVEIQGAMGAEDELSADEIADAGAVVIAADTAVSRDRFDGKPVVKGTVKDAVNDARSLLERAVEAAETGETGEIEAETSSEGDAGTDAGEQQVRRGGDRSKSLVARLKRLFS from the coding sequence ATGAACATCGTAGCAGTCACGTCCTGTCCGACAGGTATCGCACACAGCCAGATGGCGGCGGAGAACCTGGAACAGACCGCCGAGGAGCTGGGCCACGACATCCGCGTCGAGATCCAGGGGGCGATGGGGGCCGAGGACGAGCTGTCGGCCGACGAAATCGCCGACGCCGGCGCGGTCGTCATCGCCGCCGACACCGCGGTCAGCCGCGACCGCTTCGACGGGAAGCCGGTCGTCAAGGGCACCGTCAAGGACGCCGTCAACGACGCCCGCTCGCTGCTCGAACGGGCGGTCGAGGCCGCGGAGACCGGCGAGACCGGCGAGATAGAGGCCGAGACGTCGTCCGAGGGCGACGCGGGAACGGACGCCGGCGAGCAGCAGGTCCGCCGCGGTGGCGACCGCTCGAAGAGCCTCGTCGCGCGCCTGAAGCGGCTGTTCTCCTGA
- the ptsP gene encoding phosphoenolpyruvate--protein phosphotransferase, with protein sequence MSTERRVLPGTGATPRAGVGTVVWYDPGTELPDPPEGGVDAAAERERFADARETAEAELERERERTAESVGEEEAAVFDAHVQFINDPTIADAVEDAINDGLPAPNAVHGAFAEHIEQFEGMDGRMAERADDLRDVRDRLVRILTDGDRVDLAALPEGSVVLAERLTPSDTAQLDPERVAGFATVTGGRTSHAAIFARSLALPAVVGVGDALFDVPDDAEVMVDGDAGELVVAPTDEERAAASETDAAEVRPDPVSTADGKGIEVAANVGQPAEVEPAVQRGADGIGLYRTEFLFLDRESPPDEDEQFETVVEALDAFPDGRVVVRTLDVGGDKQVPYLDLPEEENPFLGERGIRRSLGPDADLFETQLRALLRAAAAGDGDLAVMFPLVATVEELEAALDRVDEVAADLAAEGVDHALPELGVMIETPSAAFVADELAARVDFLSIGTNDLAQYVMAAARENDRVADLHDPFHPGVVRAIRRTVEAGHEGDAWVGMCGEMAGDPEATELLVGLGLDELSMSAVTIPDVKANVEATDTDAAADLAADAGAAGTRTKVLERIHRS encoded by the coding sequence ATGAGCACCGAGCGACGGGTCCTCCCCGGGACGGGCGCGACGCCGCGGGCCGGCGTCGGGACCGTCGTCTGGTACGACCCCGGGACGGAACTGCCCGACCCGCCCGAGGGCGGCGTCGACGCCGCGGCCGAGCGCGAGCGGTTCGCGGACGCCCGCGAGACCGCGGAGGCAGAACTGGAGCGCGAGCGCGAGCGCACCGCCGAGAGCGTCGGCGAGGAGGAGGCGGCCGTCTTCGACGCGCACGTTCAGTTCATCAACGACCCGACGATAGCCGACGCCGTCGAGGACGCGATAAACGACGGGCTGCCCGCCCCCAACGCCGTCCACGGGGCGTTCGCCGAGCACATCGAGCAGTTCGAGGGGATGGACGGCCGCATGGCCGAGCGCGCGGACGACCTGCGCGACGTGCGCGACCGCCTCGTCCGGATCCTCACCGACGGCGACCGCGTCGACCTCGCCGCGCTCCCCGAGGGGTCGGTCGTGCTGGCCGAGCGGCTGACGCCCAGCGACACGGCGCAGTTGGACCCCGAGCGCGTCGCCGGCTTCGCCACCGTCACGGGCGGGCGGACGTCCCACGCGGCCATCTTCGCGCGGTCGCTCGCGCTGCCGGCGGTCGTCGGCGTCGGCGACGCGCTGTTCGACGTACCCGACGACGCCGAGGTCATGGTCGACGGCGACGCGGGGGAACTGGTCGTCGCCCCGACCGACGAGGAACGCGCGGCGGCCAGCGAAACGGACGCGGCCGAGGTCCGGCCCGACCCCGTCTCGACCGCGGACGGGAAGGGGATAGAGGTCGCGGCGAACGTCGGCCAGCCCGCGGAGGTCGAGCCGGCGGTCCAGCGCGGCGCGGACGGGATCGGCCTCTACCGCACCGAGTTCCTCTTCCTCGACCGCGAGTCGCCGCCCGACGAGGACGAGCAGTTCGAGACGGTCGTCGAGGCGCTGGACGCGTTCCCGGACGGCCGGGTCGTCGTCCGCACGCTCGACGTGGGCGGCGACAAGCAGGTGCCGTATCTGGACCTGCCCGAGGAGGAGAACCCGTTCCTCGGCGAGCGCGGGATCCGGCGCTCGCTGGGCCCGGACGCGGACCTCTTCGAGACGCAACTGCGCGCGCTCCTGCGGGCCGCCGCGGCGGGCGACGGCGACCTCGCCGTGATGTTCCCGCTCGTGGCCACCGTCGAGGAACTGGAGGCCGCGCTCGACCGCGTCGACGAGGTGGCCGCCGACCTGGCGGCCGAGGGCGTCGACCACGCCCTCCCCGAACTCGGCGTGATGATAGAGACGCCGAGCGCGGCCTTCGTCGCCGACGAACTGGCCGCGCGGGTCGACTTCCTCTCGATCGGCACGAACGACCTCGCGCAGTACGTGATGGCCGCCGCCCGGGAGAACGACCGCGTGGCCGACCTGCACGACCCGTTCCACCCCGGCGTCGTCCGGGCCATCCGCCGCACGGTGGAGGCGGGCCACGAGGGCGACGCCTGGGTCGGCATGTGCGGCGAGATGGCCGGCGACCCCGAGGCGACCGAACTGCTCGTCGGACTCGGCCTCGACGAGTTGAGCATGAGCGCCGTCACCATCCCCGACGTGAAGGCGAACGTGGAGGCGACCGACACCGACGCGGCCGCGGACTTGGCGGCGGACGCCGGCGCGGCCGGCACGAGAACTAAGGTACTCGAACGTATTCATCGATCATGA
- a CDS encoding HPr family phosphocarrier protein has translation MSAERTVTVVPEDGLHARPAAAFVEAANEHDAEVEVGAADGDLVAAGSMIAVTSLGVASGDDVRLVAEGDDAEAALDALTDILTTPEDELDA, from the coding sequence ATGAGCGCGGAGCGGACGGTCACCGTCGTCCCCGAGGACGGCCTCCACGCCCGCCCGGCGGCGGCGTTCGTCGAGGCGGCGAACGAACACGACGCCGAGGTGGAGGTGGGCGCGGCCGACGGCGACCTCGTCGCCGCCGGCAGCATGATCGCCGTCACCAGCCTCGGCGTCGCGTCGGGCGACGACGTCCGCCTGGTCGCCGAGGGCGACGACGCCGAGGCCGCCCTCGACGCGCTGACGGACATCCTTACGACGCCAGAGGACGAACTAGACGCATGA
- a CDS encoding PTS sugar transporter subunit IIA: MTVTIDQADVDELIPADHVSLSEPPAEKRDAIEFLLDLLVDAGRVDDRDAALSALLAREEETTTGVGKGIGIPHAKTDAVSRPSVAFARSEAGVDFGSMDGEPATLLFMILVPESGAEDHLSILSSLSRALMHDEVREALHAAGDAEDVRDTLKEAVA; encoded by the coding sequence ATGACGGTCACAATCGATCAGGCCGACGTGGACGAGCTGATCCCGGCCGACCACGTCTCGCTCTCGGAGCCGCCGGCCGAGAAGCGCGACGCCATCGAATTCCTGCTCGACCTGCTGGTCGACGCCGGCCGCGTCGACGACCGGGACGCCGCGCTCTCGGCGCTGCTCGCCCGGGAGGAGGAGACCACCACGGGCGTCGGCAAGGGGATCGGCATCCCCCACGCCAAGACCGACGCCGTCTCCCGCCCCTCGGTCGCGTTCGCGCGCTCCGAGGCGGGCGTCGACTTCGGCTCGATGGACGGGGAGCCGGCGACGCTCCTCTTTATGATCCTCGTGCCCGAGTCCGGCGCGGAGGACCACCTCTCGATCCTCAGTTCGCTGTCGCGTGCGCTGATGCACGACGAGGTCCGCGAGGCCCTCCACGCCGCGGGGGACGCCGAGGACGTCCGGGACACGCTCAAGGAGGCCGTCGCATGA
- a CDS encoding PTS fructose transporter subunit IIC, with protein sequence MASSDKAENVLRAHVTSVKEDLMTGVSYMIPFVTIGGIFMAIGFGLSELSMFPGNTETVFEQTGSLPWYFAQIGNLGLTIMIPILGGYIAYAIADRPGLAPGFILSYILQQGMLIDASGSAVGLDAGGATAGFLGAIVAGLLAGYVARFLKNLDVPGFIEPMMPVLLIPVATTMVLAPVMLFVLGVPIALANEALTGFLESMRGGQALIVGAILGGMMAFDMGGPVNKVAYVFATGLIGEGVTGPMAAVMIGGMIPPIGLALSNFISPHKYAEEMYENAKSGIVLGFSFITEGAIPYAAADPLRVIPSIVAGSAVGGAAAMTLDVTMPAPHGGIFVIPLSSSPFLFLGCIVLGSLVTAVVATLLKPDFEDRIESSDAGATAQADD encoded by the coding sequence ATGGCATCCAGCGACAAAGCGGAGAACGTCCTCCGGGCGCACGTGACTTCCGTCAAGGAGGACCTGATGACGGGCGTATCGTACATGATACCCTTCGTGACGATCGGGGGTATCTTCATGGCGATCGGGTTCGGGCTGTCCGAACTCTCCATGTTCCCCGGCAACACCGAGACGGTGTTCGAACAGACCGGGTCGCTCCCGTGGTACTTCGCGCAGATCGGCAACCTCGGGCTGACGATCATGATCCCCATCCTCGGGGGCTACATCGCGTACGCGATAGCCGACCGACCGGGGCTCGCGCCGGGTTTCATCCTGTCGTACATCCTGCAGCAGGGGATGCTGATCGACGCCTCCGGCTCTGCGGTCGGCCTCGACGCCGGCGGCGCGACCGCCGGCTTCCTCGGGGCGATCGTCGCCGGCCTGCTCGCCGGCTACGTCGCGCGGTTCCTGAAGAACCTCGACGTGCCGGGCTTCATCGAGCCGATGATGCCGGTGTTGCTCATCCCCGTGGCGACCACGATGGTGCTCGCCCCGGTGATGCTGTTCGTGCTGGGCGTCCCCATCGCGCTCGCCAACGAGGCGCTGACAGGCTTCCTCGAGTCCATGCGCGGCGGGCAGGCGCTGATCGTCGGCGCGATCCTCGGCGGGATGATGGCGTTTGACATGGGCGGCCCGGTGAACAAGGTCGCGTACGTGTTCGCGACGGGCCTCATCGGCGAGGGCGTGACGGGACCGATGGCCGCCGTCATGATCGGCGGGATGATCCCCCCGATCGGGCTGGCCCTCTCGAACTTCATCTCGCCGCACAAGTACGCCGAGGAGATGTACGAGAACGCCAAGAGCGGCATCGTGCTCGGCTTCTCGTTCATCACCGAGGGCGCGATCCCCTACGCGGCGGCCGACCCGCTCCGGGTCATCCCGAGCATCGTCGCGGGGAGCGCCGTCGGCGGCGCGGCCGCGATGACGCTCGACGTGACGATGCCGGCCCCGCACGGCGGCATCTTCGTCATTCCGCTGTCCAGTTCGCCGTTCCTGTTCCTGGGCTGTATCGTCCTCGGGTCGCTCGTCACGGCCGTCGTGGCGACGCTGCTGAAGCCGGACTTCGAGGACCGGATCGAGAGTAGCGACGCCGGCGCGACCGCACAGGCCGACGATTAA
- the pfkB gene encoding 1-phosphofructokinase, whose protein sequence is MILTVTLNPAVDHTVRIDELPASGSVARTDDAQFDPGGKGINVSKYLVGLGADTLATGLVGDFLGDYIANSLDEEGIPRDFVDIDGSSRLNTTLLTDDAEYKINHDGPRVSRESVDDVVDTIERYDPSMVVIAGSRPPGLGPDAVDRIARAGPWRTAVDVGGETLAELSAAYAVCKPNREELAAATGRAVDSLEDCVAAARALREQGFDRVVASLGADGALVAGGEGVLHAAALNVDVVDTVGAGDALLSGFVDALERGRSDREALQAGVAVSSRVVAVTGTDVPRFADVQSDVESVSVSVV, encoded by the coding sequence ATGATCCTCACGGTGACGCTGAACCCCGCTGTCGACCACACCGTCCGGATCGACGAACTCCCGGCGTCGGGCAGCGTCGCCCGGACCGACGACGCGCAGTTCGACCCCGGCGGGAAGGGGATCAACGTCTCGAAGTACCTCGTCGGGCTCGGAGCGGACACGCTCGCGACGGGCCTCGTCGGCGACTTCCTCGGCGACTACATCGCGAACAGCCTCGACGAAGAGGGGATCCCCCGCGATTTCGTCGACATCGACGGGAGTTCGCGGCTGAACACGACGCTGTTGACCGACGACGCCGAGTACAAGATAAACCACGACGGCCCCCGGGTGTCCCGCGAGTCGGTCGACGACGTGGTCGACACCATCGAGCGCTACGACCCGTCGATGGTCGTCATCGCCGGGAGCCGCCCGCCGGGACTCGGCCCCGACGCGGTCGACCGGATTGCCCGCGCGGGGCCGTGGCGGACGGCGGTCGACGTTGGCGGCGAGACGCTCGCCGAACTGAGCGCCGCGTACGCCGTCTGCAAGCCCAACCGGGAGGAACTGGCCGCGGCGACGGGCCGCGCGGTCGATTCGCTGGAGGACTGCGTCGCGGCCGCGCGGGCGCTTCGGGAGCAGGGGTTCGACCGGGTCGTCGCCTCGCTCGGCGCGGACGGCGCGCTGGTCGCCGGCGGCGAGGGCGTCCTCCACGCGGCGGCGCTGAACGTCGACGTGGTGGACACGGTCGGCGCGGGCGACGCCCTCCTCTCGGGGTTCGTCGACGCGCTGGAGCGCGGGCGGTCGGACCGCGAGGCGCTGCAGGCGGGGGTCGCCGTCTCGTCGCGGGTCGTGGCGGTCACCGGGACCGACGTCCCCCGGTTCGCCGACGTTCAGTCCGACGTGGAGAGCGTCTCCGTCTCGGTGGTGTAG
- the glpR gene encoding HTH-type transcriptional regulator GlpR — translation MAAREPDGAPRRPRSGRVRGRDGRRRAGGVVRGPLFRARPTLRQETIIDERKQLSPWKIDHGTTKTMLPAARKRKIVELVSENDGCSVEELADEMNCSKATIRRDLNDLADRQLIERSHGGAVPATTVGEEQSYGQKEVQNLDAKMAIADRAVEEIQENQVVFFDAGSTTMQVVKHAPTDGSFLAVTNSPLLALELSKGDTEVNLTGGTLRRQTRALVGPSAENFMDRMNFDLLFLGTNAIDPVQGLMTPNEDEARIKELMIEKSRRVVLVADGSKLQNRSFVRFAGFEDLDMFVTDATLTEAQREPFENAGVELVEGLDA, via the coding sequence CTGGCAGCGCGAGAACCCGACGGCGCTCCTCGACGCCCTCGAAGCGGTCGTGTTCGAGGACGCGACGGTCGACGCCGCGCTGGCGGAGTAGTTCGGGGCCCGCTTTTCCGCGCCCGGCCGACGCTTCGACAAGAAACGATCATAGACGAACGCAAACAACTATCACCGTGGAAAATCGATCACGGGACAACGAAGACCATGTTACCGGCAGCACGAAAGCGGAAGATCGTCGAACTCGTCTCGGAGAACGACGGCTGCTCGGTCGAGGAGCTCGCCGACGAGATGAACTGCTCGAAGGCGACGATCCGGCGCGACCTGAACGACCTCGCGGACCGCCAGCTCATCGAGCGGTCCCACGGCGGCGCGGTCCCGGCGACGACCGTCGGCGAGGAGCAGTCCTACGGGCAGAAGGAGGTCCAGAACCTCGACGCGAAGATGGCCATCGCGGACCGGGCGGTCGAGGAGATCCAGGAGAACCAGGTCGTCTTCTTCGACGCCGGCTCGACGACGATGCAGGTGGTCAAACACGCCCCCACCGACGGCTCCTTCCTCGCCGTCACGAACTCGCCGCTGCTGGCCCTGGAGCTGAGCAAGGGCGACACCGAGGTCAACCTCACAGGCGGGACGCTCCGCCGGCAGACCCGCGCCCTGGTCGGGCCGAGCGCCGAGAACTTCATGGACCGGATGAACTTCGACCTCCTCTTTCTCGGGACGAACGCCATCGACCCCGTTCAGGGGCTGATGACGCCCAACGAGGACGAGGCGCGGATCAAGGAGCTGATGATCGAGAAGTCCCGGCGCGTCGTGCTCGTCGCGGACGGGTCGAAGCTGCAAAACCGGAGCTTCGTCCGCTTTGCCGGGTTCGAGGACCTCGACATGTTCGTCACGGACGCGACGCTGACCGAGGCACAGCGCGAGCCCTTCGAGAACGCGGGCGTCGAACTCGTCGAGGGGCTCGACGCATGA